cttctattgtggctttccttgttataacgtgagcggagtggagaaataaccttagatcagggaaaaaactctctatttctactccccttttcccttttgtttctatcataaaatcatttacctgctcaagcgtgtataactttttcttactgacgggttggctatcagggatgtctgagataagcgaggagtcagagagctccccctccacctcatccgcgctgtcctctcgctcgcccccgagaatccgttcctccgcagctccctccgactcctcgacaccagtctctgccacagccgtcactatttcaggcggctgagattcagctagcggagagtcttgcaccgagcctggctcaccctgcgctgtgctctcttcctccgcgttgggagggactgacgccccgcctggagcccgcagtttccctgtctgcacgggttcggagttctgcactggctgtgctctgccatccggcagctctgcagccttccgttgaaatcgtgtctttttcgctactaccttgaatgattcttcaccattctcagtagtagcggtattatcctccgaacccgtcagtgacaggctgcggctgggtctctttgtgcgaggccgtggtgttggtggttctgctccggtttccttctggatcgccccctcctcggtcagcacgggctcgctctgcggctgcactgggggagccgactcttcctcccgctcacccccaacacccccgacttcctccccgccagcatcgtcctgatcctgccctgtctccgctctagcctcctttctcgggcaggctttcctctggtgtccttgttctccacagtaaaaacacctcatcgtttcggaactgacaaacaccacacaattcatcccttccacgttaaaattccaggcaacattaatgacttgattaggatcatttagtaagacaaacgcctgccttccaaatgacatgacgtgcctaacactgttatttttgcaccccagcgggattcccttaatcggggacaccagtttaccaaaacgagctaaattcttttctaattgctcattttttaataacggaggcacattagaaataataactttcgtaatcggggttactagaggggaaacctgaacaaattcaccttttactgtaaatccttcctctaccagcttgtgtaccagagacacctccactaaaaatattaccagcgctttattcattcttgacgccgacataatattttcaaaccccaccacctctcctactgccagcaggcactcctccaccgaaaccccggggtcaggcaggcaacggatcCCGTGTctgcgggtgagagcccccagccctcctgaacgagaccccataacgggatctccaaacaccctacaaacaaacaaacaaacacacacacaccactaacctaagaacaaacaaacacacaaaaagaacaactaagtaactatcaaacaaacaaaataaataaataaatagatatatagataaataaataaagttttaaatttcccggtcctgccgcaccggcgttccacctctctgcaagcccttcccacaatcctccacgagagagagagagagagagagagagagagagagagagagagagagagagagagagagagagagagagagagagagagagagagagagagagacacacacacacaaggagcaCTAGGgttataaacacatacacacacagggctcAGTACATTTGTGACTCGGACACTCACTGGGGCAGTTTGCTCCCAGGCTGCCTGATGTGATCCGGTGCCAATGAAACAAGTTCAATAGCGAGTAGAAACTTGAAACAGAACAGAAGAGAAGAGGAGAAAGTGACACATCAAACTGAGCGCAGAGAGGAGGACAAGAAGGGAATGCATTGAAGCCAAGAGAAAAGAAACCCTGGAATACAATACTGGATCGGGGGTCTTACCGGTTCCAGGGCAGCTCAGGTGAATTCAGGGATGTTTCTTATCCTGCAGAGTCCATCCTCATTGCACGCTCCGTCTGCATCTCTGTACCGACAAACAAGAGAAATCTCAAATTCATACCGCCATACACACTGGAGCCACTCAATATTCAAAGACTCGTCTGTctgtttatcattattattacacatcACAGCACTCTTAGTTATAGGCTATATACTCCAGGAAAGTTTCATGAAATTAAACCCACAAAGGGCCACTGTGAAGGCCTACAGATTCACAACCAGAAAAAAACTCTACTTCCCCTGAGCCTCTCTTCTTGCAGTTTCACTTCAGCTAAAGGATGCACAGGGTCTCCCCCCATTTCTTCAGAAGGACCCAGAGCCTACAAAAAAGAAGCCAGCTTTGAACCCTTGTGAATGTACTCCAACACTGCTTAATATAAACTAACCtgcctgcacacagacacacacacacacacacacacacacacacacacacacacacgcattttcttgttgttactgcatcttataaagcactttgtgaagttggtccactatgaaaagcgctataaaaaataaagactgacATACAATCGGCGCCGCCTAATCGCGATTGCTGCTGAAACGGGATACAACTCCACTagacggttcttcccagtgctgtTGATGTCGTTTAATTAGGACGTCCCTTTGCTTAATTGGgatgcagtattttcaaatgatgaacggagatcgcttttcgGAGCAAGGCGGGTCGCTTTGCGCAGAGCAGCGAATGCATATTTAACACCCCGCatctatttttaatacagtatttaataatctAGTAAATATGTGGGCTGCGTGCTGCGGCGCCTGACTTCAGTTCACCGTAGTGGTACTGAAGGGGAAgaaagatgaaagaaaaaaattaatataaaaccCTTCGCTTATTTATAATGCTAAAGTGTACCTGGGTTTGCTTCTAGTGTCGCTTCATCTCCGTTATTGTAAATCAGCTAAACGCTATGTCTGCACCGACTTTTAtcagcttaaaaaaagaaacttcagcGAGTTCCGAGCTCACTGAAGTGTACCGAGGGGCAGGACTGTGTCTGAGACACCGGAGTTTGCATCGATCTTTATCAGCTTAAACCTTGAAAAGCGTGAATTCGCTGCATAATGTCAAACCACGTCGTTCTTGTGTTgtagaaaatatacatttctaaCAGCTGAATCTTTACAACTTCAGCTGGTCAGGGGGTCAGTGAAGTGTACTGAGGGGCAGGACTGTATGCTGAGCTGCACTTCAACTACACAGCTGGAGGCTGGAGTGAAAAGTCGGCTATGATCTGGAGACAAGTGGAAACACACGACACAGTTCACAGGATCTGAAACAGCAGGGACCAGCTTGCCCATCAGCCCCCTCAGTATGTAAATCAGCTAACCACTACCTCATTGTAACTGCACCGCCAGCAATCACCTATTGGGTTAGCCAGTGGGCGGCATCAACGCCATTGGCTAATCGTCAACCAATGGAGTTGTTCATACCGCCCACAGGCTGTGATTGACAGCAGTAGTTCTGGTAGAGTGAAATGTCGAAATGTAAACAGCAAAGCAGAAAAAGAAATGCCGTAGCCGAAATGAAAATGAACAGAGTGACATGTGACCAGGGATGTCAACAGAGGGCTCTTGTGATCCTGTTACTCAGCGATACAGATCACGTGACAACTCAATattaagaccccccccccccccccctaaaagtggcatgacacaggcccggttttgggggtggaaccgcataacagtttCGCGTTTTGATTGgcccatgtctgtcacatgaatatgtcgtcatACGGGTGGAAAAGCTTGCTGGCATTTTTAACTTACAATCAGAGCAATAGCGAGAGATCTGcccacactgcactcacacaccaccatgcaactcctGCACACTCACATCACCATGCAATCCCTGCACGTATCACCCATAATGCAACCCCTGATGTACCACCCATCATACAACACCTGCActcacacaccaccatgcaatccTTCACACTCAcatcaccatgcaacccctgcacgtatcacccaccatgcaacccctgcacactcacaccaccatgcaacccctgcacgcatcacaccaccatgcaacccctgcacgcacacaccaccatgcaacccctgcacgcacacaccaccatgcaacccctgcacgcacacaccaccatgcaacccctgcaggcacacacctagccatcacttttagtgcatattATTTCTGGAATAGAAGCACCTAcatcaccatgcaacccctgcacgtaTCAcccaacatgcaacccctgcacgcacacaccaccatgcaacccctgcacgcatcacaccaccatgcaacccctgcacgcacacaccaccatgcaacccctgcacgcacacaccaccatgcaacccctgcacgcacacaccaccatgcaacccctgcacgcacacaccaccatgcaacccctgcatgcacacacctagccatcacttttagtgcatattatttctggaacagaagcacctagacccaccattcaaatggttctagactcaggggaccagAATGACTGTAACATGCCATGAATTTGTAGCAATTCttcagcctcattcatgtctatAGCAGggctgaaaaacacattttcatgcatatctcttGAACCCGAGCACGTAGAACCACTATTGAAAGTGATATAGACTCAGAGGAGCGCCCCAAACCACCTCCTAAAATGGTGCAGTGGTTCACTCAAAAACTTGAGTCgcgacaaaaaaaaagaaattgaaaaattgCAGAGCTGTCCTGTCACCTAGAACAGTGACTCCTTGtagcggtggtggtggtggtgtgtgtgtgtgtgtgtgtgtgtgtgtgtgtgtgtgtgtgtgtgtgtgtgtgtgtgtgtgtgtgtgtgtgtgggggggggcaatgggaacaaaaaaaatcaagttcctaACCACCCCAGAGCCCcatcaaaaatgtccaaaaaagACCCTTCTCTGGGTCACATCTCAATGACCCCAGGGCCTGTACCAATTTTCACGTCTCGGGGACCCCCGAAACCGAGACATATcaccctgaaaaatgtctatgggaaatcccattataaaacacctttggggcAACGCTCGCCATTATCAAAAGTTGAGAGTAATGTGCACATGAAGAGAGTGCTCCCTAGCTCCTTGACCCAGGGGTTGTGGAGATATGAGGTATGATGAGGCCACTCCCTGCCgatggcaaatcccattataagaaaaaaaagcggcccagaatttgggacgttatctgtaaaccaaatcggcccagaatttgggatgtaAATGAAACAGGGCAgcctatatgtaaaactgtgaatacatttgagataaactaatgtatcctgtagcaAAACTGCaacagtgtatatatttgattttaaaatacatcgCGCAAACGATTATAGAAATATggtatttgaaagaaaacagtacaccactacagaaaaaaataataataatcatcttacatttgtgcataacatgataattcatataaagtaatagcccacagtttgttatattagtacagcaaaataccaggttacattttaattgaaagattgtggaaagcagatctctcgctcaCTTTCTCTGATCGTAATGTTAAAGATGCCTGCacgcttttccactcgtgtgacgacgTGTTCATGTGACAGACACGggccaatcaaaacgcgagactgttatgcggttccatcccaaaaaccgggctTGTGTCACACCTCAACTAAAAACCTCGAAAACTGAAACTAAACCAAGGTCGTGGTTTTCCTTTATTTTGTGTGGCGTGACAGACTCGTGTTTAATTATGCTGCTTTTGCCGAATACaggacatgttaaaaaaaaaatgcaatcgaAACAGTTTTGACAAAACatattttgcttttataaataaaaaaataaataaaattttacaaTCGAAGGAgggaaataaattaataaatataacgAGACAAAGCAATGCCTTTGCAAACACTAAAACTGAATATATGCGacacgtttaaaaataaataaataaaattaattaataaattgtgGCTATGCTGAGCATCTCTTATTTAGAAAACTCAAAAGcggaattacaaaacatattttacacataAAATGTAATCGAATCACGatcaacaaaacacattttgctatctaattttataaattaataatgtatttttacagtCGGAGGGGGGTTAACGCGAGCATTATCCCGTCTTCAAAGAACAGACCGCCGCAAGAATAAAGGCAAGATAAagacagaaataaatgaataaacacattaataaaaaataacgaTACAAAGCATGGCCTTTGCAAACGATAAAACCCAACTTTAAAACCCTTTACCTTGAATGTTTGTCTGCAGTGTTCACTCAGTCTGCTCTCTACAGGTCTTTCTCTGTCCTTCATGAACTTCAGAAACACTCTCTGACTCATTTTCAATAACTTCAGCATAGGAAGGAAGGAAACAAATTGACTCTCTGAGTCTTGAGTCATTAGTGTCAAATTGCGTCACACCGGATAACCAATGAAATGCCTCTATGTTTTCCTTATCAGGAAGGAAGAGTGAACAGAAGTTCAGCCCACATGCTTGCATTTCTgtaatatgagagagagagagagagagagagagagagagagagagagagagagagagagagagagagagagagagagagagttattaaatattgtatttgaaatagATACAGGCTGTTAAATGTCCTCAGGAACGTTTATCTggactatttttgtaaatgcagattgTGTTTGCAGTTAAAATGCAAGCGGAGTCTAACAGTGAGTTTGCATGACCTGTGTTAACTTGCATATCtgctgcacacttttatttttctAGTGTCTAAACATCGGCAATTTTGAGCTGTGATAATGCGAGTGAACGCGCCGGATAAGCGGCTGAAATGAAACGAGCGGCAGCCGAGACGAACCGGGTCGCGCcttttgattcttaatgaaaagaaaacgaATGAAATCACGTGACATTatgattaaatattaaacacGTCATTTAAAACACGAGGCCATGTTTTgattattcctaaacaaaattaaatggcGCTTTATTgctacatgaaatgaaaactaATGAAGTCGAGTTCAGCGTGGTTTCCTCAATGTACTCGAGTCAGTGTGATCACGCACTCGCTGCTCTGCGCAAAGCGACCCgccttgctctgaaaagcgagctcccttcatcatttgaaaatactgcatcCCAACTAAACAAAGggacgtcccaattaaacgacatcaacagcactgggaagaaccgtctccagGGGTTGTATCCCATTCAACAGCAATCGCGATTTATCAGTATCACGATTAGGCGGCgcggactgtgtgtgtgtgtgtgtgtgtgtgtgtgtgtgtgtgtgtgtgtgtgtgtgtgtgtgtgtgtgtgtgcaacggGACATATTTGTTTAGGCTTGAATGACTTATCTGTTtgcaaaggaagacagacagataaGCTTTAAACTCCCTTGCCTGTCCTGTTGTGTAACCGCTGCTCGCTTTCTGCCGGGAAGCCCTTTCTTGAGATCTGGGGGAATTCCCATACATGAGAGTACAGTGTGTGGTGTGATGAGCGTCCGGTACGGGTCCACCAATTACATGCTGCTtataggaggggggggggggctgtttgaAAATAAGTGTCTCACATGTGTAGAGCAAGGCAAGGTTTGGTTATCACATCTCCcaaagacactgcacacacagctgGCTTTAAAAGCCGATCATCGGAATTTAGGAAGATAACTGCCCTCGGCTCACTCTAGCGAGGATGCACTGTAAGAGTCTATCTGCATTACTGCACGTggctttaaaaacagaaaataataataatctgtggtcagtctgcatgcatctacgtgtctagttagggataaagtaacaCGTTTGTTAAAGTCTgtgtgtatttgttaatagcccataatgaagcagcaaatgttttccagctttaacatgacgtgataatttaaaataatgccagcaaaagaaactggtaatatcaGGATGCGCTGCTGGAAAGGCTGAATgaacattgtggggaatctgaatagaggcgCAGGACAGTAAtgtttgaatttaagacctgactcTTCGATAAAGCGCTATATTGGATTGATCTCCGTTACATCGCAGAAATGCCCGGTCTGTTCAAATCGTACTTTGGCTACTACAATACTCTGCATCGtaaatatcctgcgttttccgaaaacttcaacCCGTGTGTACAgctgaattctaattagatttttcTCTCGTTAAACacgtaaacacagaaaagtgacgttttaagaaaatcgGTTTTCAGAAGACGCTTTGTCGTGTAATGTGGGAGTCTATTTGTAATGATCTGGGCGTGCCTGGTTTGTGTAATTTCATGCATGATTAAACGTATATCGCCTAATTTATTGTCGTTATTATcaggtttattattaataacacgCGCTCCAAATTGAACACgtgttttatttagtatttttttctgataaGCTCGCCCCCCTGTGCGGGGCGGTGTACGCACGGTTCACTTTCAATTATATGGCACGAACTCTTATTGTTTCCAATACGTTTGCTTGTTATGTGCCTGTTTGGagtgggaaagaaagaaagactaaaTCGCAGATGAGAGGAAATGTTTTCCGTTCAAGCCAGGCAGACTGTGCATCGATTCCTGGTACGCGTCAGAATCCTCTCCTTATTTATACCGCGTAGAGACAGGTGACGAAATCAGCCGCTGATTGGTTTACACATATCCTgagttctgcatttttttttatagttttatagtttttttttaactatgataACATATTTTTATAGCCCTTGAAACAATGTTGCGCCAGGCAACAACTGATACAATTTCTGAATAGGTGCTAACAAACTGCTTGCTAATACCAAAATGAGGTTCGCAAATGCTTACTGGTTTAGAATAAGGacggggggggagagagggggggttgCCGGCGGTAAGGCAGGTCAATTTTTTTTAAGtcgcctctctaaactgcaatgcattTGACATGTAAGGTGAGcgtgaattgcttcagcagtttagtgAATGCATTTCATTGCGGTGGcgattctatccggagagcctcGTAACAACGATTAATCGTATTGATTGATTTCATTACTAACTTTCCACTCGCCGGGGCTCGTATTCACAAAGCTGGCTTAAGTCTAAGACCAAAAAAAAGCGGCTCAAGTcgtttttgctgactttgttatgacCGAGTCTTAAATCCGTTTCACGAAACGATTTTCTAGGGAGTTCTTTATTGGTATTGTAGGGCACACCTGGACATGACTCCTGATAGGGGAAGATTCATTCCCTACAGGTGCTAACCCTGAAACGGGACAGTTTCAAACACCGTGTACGATAAGAGAGGAAAGACTGCAGCTCTGCTGTGGCTGTTAAATACATGTCCAGTGTGTTATTGTGCCTTTATATAATAACAGTAAGAGTACAAAAGAAAAGCCAGTGTACCTGTTGAAGGAGGAGTGTCGTGGTGTTTATATTATTCAGCAATTACCTGTCATCTATTTTAGATCAGGGCTATATTACAGCAGTAGGGAGGAGAGCTGTTTGCAGCTGTTCCTGACAGTGGCGCAGTGTAGCGATGTTATTTAGATGTGGAGTTATTTGAGCTTGCTTATTAATTCAAGTGTATATCCCTGCACTGGGTTTGTTCCACAAGCAGTCTGCCTGAGCCCCTGTGTGTATAAAGAGCAGGGGTGTCCCACCCCGAGGGAGAGGGGAGCCTGCTTCCCTGTTTAATAGCTGCACTGAGATCCAGATTGTTATCTAGTGCAGCCATTTCTtttgccttgtttttttgtttttgatcctGAAAGTAAATGTTGTGAGGATTGCAACCTATTCctctgtgtgcactgtgtgtagATTAACATCATTTCACCCAGGAGATCCCCACAATGaccattatattaatataataatattatcttTAATATAGCTTTGAAAGGGCTTCAGCTCTACCCTTCCGAATGCTGTGCCAAAAGCAGAATATCTGTGTTGCTAAGCGCTCccccccccactctctctcttctctctgtggATTGTGGGAGGGGCCTGTGAGCAAAGAGCAAGGAGCAGTGAACTGTGAGCTCTATTAGtaactttaaattagtttaaataaatagattatatAGTCTATAACTAAGACTGCTGTgatgtgtaataataatgataaacagACAGACGAGTCTTTGAATATTTAGGGGCTCCAGTGTGTACCGCTGTATGAATTTGAGATTTCTCTTGTTTGTCGGTACAGAGATGCAGAAGGAGCGTGCAAAGAGGATGGACTCTGCAGGAGAAGAAGCGTCCCTGAATTCACCTGAGCTGCCCTGGAACCAGTAAGACCCCCCGATCCACTATTGTACTCCAGGGTTTCTTTTCTCTTGGCTTCAAAGTGTGCTCTTCTTGTCCTGTTCTCTGCATTCAGTTTGATGCATCACTTTCTCCACTTCTTGTTTTCTGCTCTGTTTCAAGTTTCTACTCGCTATTGAACTTGTTTCATTGGCACTGGATCACATCAGGCAGCCTGGGAGCAAAGTGCCCCAGTGAGTGTCCGAGTCAcaaatgtgctgtgtgtgtgtgtgtgtgtgtgtgtgtgtgtgtgtgttttgtttataaccCTGGTGctccctgtgtctctctctctctctctctctctctctctctctctctctctctctctctctctgaacttTTTGCTCTTCTCCTGTTCAGGCTCTATTTGAAGAGAAGGACCGAGTCCAGGATCCAGTTAAGGAGGAGAGTGTGCTTCActggccctgctgctgctgctgttaccgGGGTATTGGCAATCCTCATACTGGCTGCTGGCAGGGTCAGCGGCAGTGAGTTTGTGACAGTCCTGAGCTCAGTGAAGTGTACTGAGGGGCAGGACTGTATCCTGAGCTGCACCTTCAACTACACAGCTGGAGACTGGGATGAGAAGTCAGCAGTGGTCTGGAGAAGAGCAGAAACAGGATGGATCATTCACAGTTACTATGACAACATGGACCAGCTTGCCCATCAGCTCCCTCAGTATGTGAGCAGGACCAGCCTGTTTGATTCTGAGCTGCAGCGCGGGAACGCTTCACTGCTGCTGAGGAGAGTCAGGGAGGAAGACGGTGGAGAATACGACTGCTCTGTTTACGTTCCTAGACTGTATGGGACGGGCCTGACTGAGATAAACGTGGTTCCGGCTGAACCCACAACAGCACCAGCTCACGTGACAGTCCCGAACTCAGTGATCTGTACTGAGGGGCAGGACTGTATCCTGAGCTGCACCTTCAGCTACATCATAGCTGGAGACTGGAAGAAGATAGGTGTGATCTGGAGAAGAGCAGAAACACATGACATTGTTCACAGTAATAATAACAGGGACCAGCTTGCCCATCAGCTCCCTCAGTATGTGAGCAGGACCAGCCTGTTTGATTCTGAGCTGCAGCGCGGGAACGCTTCACTGCTGCTGAGGAGAGTCAGGGAGGGAGATGCTGGAGAATATGAGTGCTCTGTTCCCACTCCTAGACTGCACGGGTCGGGCCTGACTGAGGTAGTCATGGTTCCGGCTGAACAACACCACTGGTGGGTTTTAGGAGCagttcttcctcttcttctttgTGTGGTTGTGGGACTGTGGCTCTATAAAacaagaggaggagagagaggggtgctGTTGCAGTGTGGGCTTGTTTAGAAAATGTTCTAATCtactgctcaaaaaaaaaaaaataaactaacttgccacacacacacacacagcgctgcCTAATCGCGATACTGATAAATCGCGATAGCTGCTGAATGGGATagaactctgggagacggttttTCCCAGTGCTCTTGATGTCGTTTAACTGGGACGTccctttgtttaattgggatgcagtattttcaaatgatgaacagagatcgcttttcagagcaaggcGGGTCGCTTTGCTCAGAGCAGCGAGTGCGTGATCACACTGACTCGAGTACATTGAGGAAACCAcgctgaactcttgaaggaggaggaggaggaggagactcCGTTGGATTCTCACGCTGCTCTTGCACAGAAAGTTGGCGCGTCAACATCGCAGGgacgattcattttgtttaggaataataaaaaaaaaaaaacattcactcttaaatgatgtatttaatatttactcGTAATGTCatgtgatttttttcattatctttTCATTAGCAGAGTTAATAGGAAGTGAAGCCCTGGACATTAGCATACGTTTTTCTGTATTATTTGaagcagcttgtttatattgctgACTCCCAGAAACACTGCACACTGGAATCCCTCTACAGAGACAGAGGGGCTGGAGAAATGTGTCAAACAAATCTTATTATTATCATCAACTCAAGTcatgtgttttataattgatGATTTCTCATTTATAATCAGGACCTTGAATATTTCAAGGAGGGATTTTCTCATCTTTATTTGAGTCCCATGTGTCAGTTTAGACTCAGCCTAGAGCACTAATAGAACAATCAGCCCATTAGCACAgattatcagcaaacaactgggcCCTGATTGAATCACAAAGATCATTGTTTAAAGGGTAGCTGGCACAGTCATCATGCTTTAAATACACACCCCTTATTGATTTTAGGAAGGAAGCTTTTTGCAATTTTTCTTTGGAGAATTCACAAGTAAACTGCTTTGATTGCATCTCCATCCTGCTTGTAAGAGATCTGGAGAAATGTGTTCAAAGCAGATATTCCTTGCATAAATACATGCTGCGCACGTGCAGTCTTCTACACATCCATGTTGCAGTGAGCTGATGAGGTGGGTGAGTGTGAATCTGTTCTGCAGGGAAGCACAGCAGGCTGGTCTCACTGTTAACTGGAGCTCAGTAATACTCAGCCTGCAGTATTTTCACATTGAACTGTGTTCTGGTCAGAGCTGCCATTCTGAGGGAGACACGCCATCTGCTGTCAGAACATGAGAACTGCAGTCAGTGGATGTAATGTCAATCACACTCACCAAACTCTCAAAAGCCTCATTCCATTTGCAATAGATTATATTATGAGCTCAAGGACCGATGTTTTCTTTGGATCCCTTTATTCACTCTCTCCCTGCTTGTTCAAAGTCTTGATGTTTTTTAAACCTACACCCCTGCATATTTCttgggacagtgaagtcaaaattgctatttctgctgtacactcaagcaatatgaaaatacgAGGACAAGATGAATTtgaggcaaaagtacagaatgtcaccttttACTTCTGGCTGTTTCAATACATACGTGTTTTACCAgctaagaataacagcactttcagagttccatccccccattttatgtgagcataagtattgggacaattcAACTTAAAGCAAATATAAGAAGCATAAAAGTGAGTATTTAGTCGCAAATTCGTGCATGCAATAACAGCAGCGACTCTGAGACCCATTGGCATCACCACACTCTTGGGAACGTCCTTTGAGGTGCTTTGCCAAGCCTTTACTGCAGACATTTCCAGCTGTTGCTTGTTTTGGGGAGTTTCTgagttcagtctcctcttcagCA
Above is a window of Polyodon spathula isolate WHYD16114869_AA unplaced genomic scaffold, ASM1765450v1 scaffolds_470, whole genome shotgun sequence DNA encoding:
- the LOC121308159 gene encoding CD276 antigen homolog isoform X2 gives rise to the protein MQKERAKRMDSAGEEASLNSPELPWNQLYLKRRTESRIQLRRRVCFTGPAAAAVTGVLAILILAAGRVSGSEFVTVLSSVKCTEGQDCILSCTFNYTAGDWDEKSAVVWRRAETGWIIHSYYDNMDQLAHQLPQYVSRTSLFDSELQRGNASLLLRRVREEDGGEYDCSVYVPRLYGTGLTEINVVPAEPTTAPAHVTVPNSVICTEGQDCILSCTFSYIIAGDWKKIGVIWRRAETHDIVHSNNNRDQLAHQLPQYVSRTSLFDSELQRGNASLLLRRVREGDAGEYECSVPTPRLHGSGLTEVVMVPAEQHHWWVLGAVLPLLLCVVVGLWLYKTRGGERGVLLQCGLV
- the LOC121308159 gene encoding CD276 antigen homolog isoform X1 produces the protein MNLRFLLFVGTEMQKERAKRMDSAGEEASLNSPELPWNQLYLKRRTESRIQLRRRVCFTGPAAAAVTGVLAILILAAGRVSGSEFVTVLSSVKCTEGQDCILSCTFNYTAGDWDEKSAVVWRRAETGWIIHSYYDNMDQLAHQLPQYVSRTSLFDSELQRGNASLLLRRVREEDGGEYDCSVYVPRLYGTGLTEINVVPAEPTTAPAHVTVPNSVICTEGQDCILSCTFSYIIAGDWKKIGVIWRRAETHDIVHSNNNRDQLAHQLPQYVSRTSLFDSELQRGNASLLLRRVREGDAGEYECSVPTPRLHGSGLTEVVMVPAEQHHWWVLGAVLPLLLCVVVGLWLYKTRGGERGVLLQCGLV